A window of Papaver somniferum cultivar HN1 unplaced genomic scaffold, ASM357369v1 unplaced-scaffold_104, whole genome shotgun sequence contains these coding sequences:
- the LOC113327586 gene encoding uncharacterized protein LOC113327586, with product MPYKVRHHPDEGAKKKDRESSKGRSEEANESKKGQRREGVRYPSLNIGLGELHKKIRDSLPIPRPLFEDSKSKFCANHNDHGHTIDTCRTLASEVQKMIDEGKLQQYVKKDPSRINALNLQEILVSHAKIDYASRKAHENATHLKIRQIQDWRISNKVDYVNLIGTETLEEGKTEISFTNADFNGVYRPHNDVIAILALIGMYKVRRVLIDTGSSISVIFSGAYSSMNLNKGQVEADDNLIVGFSGETMTAIGRVNLPTTVGGKTVMQYFSLLDYRAPYNAILGRDWINSMEVITSTVHQCLKFVTPARVVKVRRDQVASHKCHESAMEEYRKSEVKGCEILQVEKKL from the coding sequence ATGCCATATAAGGTGAGACACCATCCGGATGAAGGAGCCAAGAAGAAAGATCGTGAAAGCTCGAAGGGTCGAAGTGAAGAAGCAAATGAGTCTAAAAAAGGTCAAAGGAGAGAGGGAGTGAGGTATCCAAGTCTTAACATTGGACTGGGAGAACTCCACAAGAAAATCAGAGATTCGCTCCCTATCCCAAGACCGTTATTCGAAGATAGTAAAAGCAAATTTTGTGCTAATCACAACGACCATGGACATACCATAGACACTTGTCGAACGCTGGCGTCCGAAGTCCAGAAAATGATCGATGAAGGAAAGCTCCAACAGTACGTGAAGAAGGATCCATCGCGTATCAACGCACTGAATCTACAAGAAATATTAGTAAGCCATGCAAAAATCGATTATGCTTCAAGAAAAGCTCATGAGAACGCAACGCACCTGAAGATACGACAAATACAAGATTGGAGAATCTCGAACAAAGTGGATTATGTCAATCTGATAGGCACTGAAACTCTGGAAGAGGGGAAAACCGAGATATCATTTACAAATGCTGACTTCAACGGAGTTTATCGTCCACATAATGATGTGATTGCGATTCTTGCCCTCATCGGAATGTACAAGGTGCGACGTGTCTTGATTGACACTGGGAGCTCAATAAGCGTCATTTTTTCTGGAGCATACTCCTCAATGAATCTAAACAAAGGGCAAGTTGAAGCAGACGACAATCTGATTGTCGGGTTCAGTGGCGAAACTATGACTGCAATTGGAAGGGTCAATTTGCCAACCACTGTAGGAGGAAAAACGGTCATGCAATATTTCTCACTACTTGATTATCGTGCGCCTTATAATGCGATACTCGGTCGTGATTGGATCAATTCTATGGAGGTAATAACTTCCACAGTCCATCAATGTTTAAAATTTGTCACACCAGCCAGGGTAGTGAAGGTCAGAAGAGATCAAGTGGCATCACACAAGTGTCATGAAAGCGCAATGGAGGAATACCGGAAGTCAGAAGTGAAAGGTTGTGAGATACTCCAAGTCGAGAAGAAGTTATAG